The genomic region CCATTACTAACATGAAGCGCTATAACTTGCACAGTCAAAACCACCCAGTTCTGGAAGATTAAATCTTTCCTCCAATTTAGGTCACCGTCTCCCCAATGGAATGATATGGAAATTGGGGAGAATTCTTGATCCACTGCCCTAATTTTAATTGAATCAATTATGTGGAAAATACTATCATTCTTACAAAAAAACTTAACTTGGTCAATTCCTATTTTTATGCTCTTAGGAGTTGTCTTTGGCATCGTTGCTAATCCATCGGGGCTTAAATCGCTCATCATTCCCCTGACCTTCTTAATGGTCTATCCGATGATGATCAACTTGCAAATGAAGAAAGTGATCTCCGGGGGAGACTATAAAGTTCAAGTTATTACCCAACTGATTAACTTTGGGATCATTCCCTTTTTTGCTTTTGGCGTGGGGAAACTATTTTTTAATGAGCAACCCCTAATCTTGTTGGGCTTACTGCTCACCTCCCTATTACCCACCAGTGGTATGACCATTTCCTGGACCGGTTTTGCTAAGGGTAATATCAACGCGGCGATTAAGATGACAGTGATTGGCTTAATCGTTGGCTCTATTGCGACTCCCTTTTATGCCAAATACCTGATGGGAACTGTGATTGAGATTCCCCTGGTTAGTATTTTTAAACAAATTATCATTATTGTCTTTTTACCGATGATTTTAGGCCAGGTGACTCAATTTCTGCTGATTCGGCAAGTGGGAATGGACAAATATCAGAAAAACCTGAAGAAAAAATTTCCTGTATTCTCCACATTGGGAGTATTAGGGATTGTGTTTGTCGCTATGGCGCTCAAAGCTAAATCGATTTTAGCTAATCCCGTAATGCTGCTCTCCTTGTTAGCGCCTTTGGTCACAATTTATGGATTTAATTTTCTGTTGAGTACCTTAATTGGTAAAGCTTTATTCGATCGCGACAATGCGATCGCCCTGGTTTATGGTACAGTGATGCGTAACCTGTCCATTGCTCTGGCGATCGCCATGACGGTGTTTGGTCAAGAAGGCTCAGAAATTGCCCTGATCATTACCATGGCTTACATTATTCAAGTACAAGCAGGTGCATGGTACGTCAAGTTTACTGACCGCATTTTTGGTAAACTCCCCACCTCAGAACCAGTTTAGACCCTTACA from Roseofilum reptotaenium CS-1145 harbors:
- a CDS encoding arsenic resistance protein — translated: MWKILSFLQKNLTWSIPIFMLLGVVFGIVANPSGLKSLIIPLTFLMVYPMMINLQMKKVISGGDYKVQVITQLINFGIIPFFAFGVGKLFFNEQPLILLGLLLTSLLPTSGMTISWTGFAKGNINAAIKMTVIGLIVGSIATPFYAKYLMGTVIEIPLVSIFKQIIIIVFLPMILGQVTQFLLIRQVGMDKYQKNLKKKFPVFSTLGVLGIVFVAMALKAKSILANPVMLLSLLAPLVTIYGFNFLLSTLIGKALFDRDNAIALVYGTVMRNLSIALAIAMTVFGQEGSEIALIITMAYIIQVQAGAWYVKFTDRIFGKLPTSEPV